From the Colias croceus chromosome 20, ilColCroc2.1 genome, the window AaactattgtaatataatcTTGTAGAGAGATTAGAGTTATTCCACTACTTTATAGAATTACTGgttttatataagtaattgTCTTCTTGGTGGATTAGTTAGCGTATTATCGTTAAGAGTGAAAGATACTGCATTCGAGTAGCACTTCTAGAAGTATATAATGTAGATAGATGTTTTTAGAATAACATAGAaacgtaaaaaatacgaaaatatacacacagttaaatgtgtttgtaaaactaaacaatattttctactTAGGTTTGTAACATCAAATTATCCaatcataaaatttaacttttccTGTTCATAACTAAATAAGTACACAcataagaagtgaaacttctttatgaccttatttttcaaagaataatttactatatgcaactttacagaaatacgtcgaatcacgcgtggtagggataagaaaaatatggcgcgtaacggaaaaatgtcacgcgtaacgaaaaaatgttacactaaatttttttccaaccccgataaagaagtttcacttcaataaattttttattaaattcatgtTCAACTTGTAATAAACTACGTGATGATGaagcatataaaatatttttaatcgttcTTTTCCAGTCGCTCTGCCAATATTCGGAGTACCACTGCAGCAATCCGTGGAACGTTCGAGATGTCACGACGACACTGGCCTGCCTCTGGTCGTGAGGGACAGTATCGATTATTTGcaggtttattattttatatttacactatttatacctacctacgcaATTTCGTCTGCTCCTATGGactattttcacaatatttttcattgctGCTTCGGCCCTTTTGGTCGTGGCGTGATGTTATATTACCTTCCTTGATAAACCAACTATCCAACAAAATCAATGAAAACTAGAAGTTCATGAGTTTAGTgcgttaaaacaaataattctttagctttgtaatatttaattaaatatagataCAATTAATAGATTACAACAGAACATTTCTTTCCAAAAACATATGCAAGGAAATGAAAGTTGAAAGAAattggtttatttaataaaccaCGATGTGACGAAAAGTTTCATTTCTGCTGAATAAATCATActccaaaataaatataaaacttctCCGTTATGTATTCGTATAATAACTGGCACTGCAAAAAGTAGACCTTCGTTCATAGATGTTCCGTCAATTTTTGGTTGTTTTTTTCCAACAAAATTCGTTCGCGGGGTATAAAATCAGTACGATTTTATTACGATTACCCATACTTACAAGGACAGTAACATACTTGcaaagattataaatattcacaaTGCAAATATatcgaataaataataatgacatTCAGATGCAAGTTGATATTTAATAGCATATTATGTAGGAGTGGATATGACATTGAAATGGTTCGCTAAACAAAATACGTATTGTTACTAAAAACCGAGGACAGCTTTTAAAATGCAGTGGGATGTTATGTAAATAGTACGATAGGTAACTCTTTACGTTGAGACTTGATaattaacatacataaaaaacatGCTTAAActcatgaaaattttattgtctccGATCTTTGATAAGTGTATagagtttgaattaaatctgtccattTAAAGTGGATAAAAATGGAATTTAATCGCTTTAAAAACTCCCATTCCTCTAGTTCTAGTATTTTGTCGGAGTTTTCTGCTTTgctctatataaaatatctcaAATATGAATTAACTAACGACATCGAGACATTTATGTATCACGTAAGCAGAAATTTAGtagattttaagttttaaccatAGCAAAGTCCTACCCACTTTGCcgatattgatatatttttatctttgaGAGATCTGTAAAGAGATTAAATAGTATATGATAAAAGAACGCATCGTCAAGGTATGGCGATGTGGATTTGAAACCTGTCTCATGATTGTATTTTTCTActgtttaatttgttttttcagGCGCACGGTATCAAATCAAACCAAATGTATCGCACAGAACCCgacaaaataaaactacagCAACTACGCAAACTGTACACAGACCGCGGACCAACATTCCCATACCATTGGGATGTAGCAGTCGCTTGTGCTATGCTGAAGAGCTTTATCAGGTGAATATATTTAGAATTTGAAGATtataacggattttaaacgcgatttattcattatattataatctcctGGCGTTTCGCACATATATGTCACGGGCAgagcgtttaaaatccgttaaaatcttctaaatgtataatactcgcgtaaaatcaaacacaaaaaatactagatgaatatgtctttattttatcatcatcatcagcctgTATATGTTcgcactgctgggacacggacatacttatttattttatgtatgatCGTAATGTTGtgaatgtgaaagtttgtgaggatggatagatctatgaatgtttgttactctttcacaaaAGAGCTGCTAGAAGGATTTAGATGGAACTTTgaataatgaaaattgaaaaaataaagtacatataTTGTTGTACGTATCTGTaatgatatataataaaaagttgcACTTACACTTAAAAATGGACTGAAGTAAAACTCTGCCTACGCGTTTAGGCAGACTAAAACGACTAAGGCAGACTTTTTCACGACCTTTTAGTAGGCAATTGTGAGTCAATCCATTATGTAAACAActgtttacattattatttacccGTCATATTAACATTTTCAGTGAATTACCCGAATCTATTCTCACACAAGAGCTTCACGGGCAATTCGAACAGGCCACGGCTATAGCAGAACCACAGCGGGAAGTTACCATGTTGGCCCTCGTGAACAAACTACCAGCTGTTAATTACAGCCTATTGGCGTGGCTTATGAAACACTTTGAAAGTGTTTTGGCTAATGAAcaggtaattttttaatatcagttaataataatatcaaacttACTTTCACATTATGGAATATCTAGAATGGTATGGTTCATTCATGTGGCAAAGTTTTTCGCACATTAAAATCTCTTCCGCAAAAAAAACTCGAATTCTGAAAAATGAATTCTGAATACTAAATTTACGTCAACTAACTTAAAATTATCGTATCCGTGAAAAATCCGTGGCCATAAGAAGAActcttgaatattttattttattaattttttttttcaaaaaataatataaaaatgcacaATTTTCAGGTAAATCATGTGAATATTCAACTCTTATCAAATGTGATGGGTCCAGCGTTGAACATGTCACAGAATCTACTATCTTACCTCATCAGCAAAGCAGATAAACTCTTCCCAGACGTTCGTTTGACAAagtaagtaaattttttttctcatattatgtgaaaatgtTATAAACCTTTATAAAACGCTTCATAGAGAAGTTTCTACCCTGTAGATGGTGTAACGACAggagataataaaaaagagcgtgtgagccgagcacacgtgtcagaagtgaaacttctttggcaagattcaaagataccaaaatcgtcgccttactcatGTACATGTTGTGTCAAATTGCGatgacgtgaccttgaaattttactctcaacgcgccgaagtttcatttcaaaaaatgTACACATTATAACGTAAAGTAAAGCCTATTTGCCCTCTCTATGAAGGCAATcctttgattgtttttttattgtttatacaaatgtggacaattatttattaagcaaACCAAAAGAAGAATAAagtgtaataagaaaaaactGCACTATGATCACTAAAAAAACTTTCAAAAAAagtttcgatttttttttgctgtGTACACAATTAAATTGGTAAATTAAGTTGGCCTTGTGtgaagaatataaaatatttccttgtAAGGTGCATAATTGTTGTTGGTATAGTCAATAAAAACCTAGGTGCacgttttataagaaaaagttTATTACGATGAAAACTATATGTGTTACACGAGCAATGTCCGCAGAGAAGAGGAAGTACAAAAACAAATGTTGCCATTACATAAAAAGTGACCACAGATTTTTGAAGGCgcaaatttattataacaattgtgttaatagaacatttcaataagtatattatttgatacattAACAACCTAACACACTGTATACATTTTCATAACTGataacttttcataaaaagtaATCGACTTTGCCACCTTTTTTATTCGTACTACATATTAGACGAAGAggaaagatttaattttttgtttgcttGTTACGCTTTAACTAAAAAACTGCTTGATCGATTTgattatttcttaaatcatTTCCAAGTAACAGCCAATATTATAACCGCAAAAGTTTGTTGCAATGTTTGGTTGTGTGATTCTCATTCACGCAAAAACAATGTATCAAATCTTTTTGAAATTTGGTAGAGAAATAGATTATAGCACGGTATCACGCGAGTGACGCCGCTGATTTCAAGTAGGCCATATTTTTACCCAGTGTCATGTAGTGGTGATACGAATAGTTTATACGATAATACCGGATAACGGATATTCAGCCAACCACGTATCTATGTTTCGGATACGAATATTAGTTAGTATAAGATAGGCCGAATACCGTATAGCCGGATTTCCGTTTCATCCCTACATCTGTCATCTCGGGATAAAAAAActagtaatattaattattggaacgaagttccttatcgcgcgttgtgaaaaaattcttacgaaAAGTTGTCACGACACTTTTTGCTAGAGTTGTAAGCCGTGCGGCGTGCGCGTGgttctctgtctgtctctctctaaCTTAACACTTCGTTCCATCCGTTTGTCCCTTGACATCGctcaagtttttatttatatttataaccaCTACCAAATTTCCAGATACGTGCCCCCACTCCTAGCGATCCCCCCCGACTTCCCGGACACAGCAAGTGAGATCAGTTCAGAACTTCGAAAGCAAGAATCACTCTTGAGCCAAATACATTCAGAAATGCACGCCGGTTTCACAACGCCAGCGAGGGACCAGCAGCTGTGGGAGGCGCAGCGGATTGTTACACAGCTAAaggtacttaaataataacttaacataatatgcaGAAATTAGTAAGAAGATGTattagacagacagacagacacataaattataaatgttgcATTTACTTGGTTTCCGTCCGAAAATGTGGTTACTACCAACATTTAAGctgatatataaaaatacacacaaaaataataattatttatttatttttcctaaatAAACAATCTCCACAAGCAAGAGTCGCTCCTGAGCTAAATACATTCAGAAATGCACGCCGGCTTCACCATGCCGCGGCCGGCGCGGGaatgttaattaatacttGCAGCTATATTCCTCCTCTATCTTACCACATatagaataatttatacaatgattaatttatacattctATGGCCAATTTAATTACtctgaaattttgtatttacgGCTGTATTATAGGCATGACTATAGTCTCATGAAAACTATATTATCTAATAACGTACTGTAAAACAAAAGAcgcataaaatattacacgACTGTTTTGTTACTCTAAAGTCTTAAGCAAAAGGCCACAAACCTTaacttatcaattttatttaacagagAAAACTACGGGCAGTTCAGAAATCCGTTGAGCCGCACTCGTTGTCGACTCAGCAGCCATCCATCGACGACAAACAGGAAGACGCTCCAAcacaaacaaacgaacaaacaGAAGACGAACAAAAGAAACAAGAAGAAACACCAAGCAATGATGCAATAGATAGTAAAGAACCAGATGTACAACAAGATCCAACATTCCCTGTAGACTTTGATTCGCCCAACGTTGAAGCATTCCCAGTAGAATTCG encodes:
- the LOC123700786 gene encoding ralA-binding protein 1 isoform X2 produces the protein MHHLRSVFTKEKEEKAKFKLESKEKLKDDKKEKVKDKDKEKVKDKEKEKVKEKDKDKKDKKLTKVPSTVTTGVPFEEIFTLGVALPIFGVPLQQSVERSRCHDDTGLPLVVRDSIDYLQAHGIKSNQMYRTEPDKIKLQQLRKLYTDRGPTFPYHWDVAVACAMLKSFISELPESILTQELHGQFEQATAIAEPQREVTMLALVNKLPAVNYSLLAWLMKHFESVLANEQVNHVNIQLLSNVMGPALNMSQNLLSYLISKADKLFPDVRLTKYVPPLLAIPPDFPDTASEISSELRKQESLLSQIHSEMHAGFTTPARDQQLWEAQRIVTQLKRKLRAVQKSVEPHSLSTQQPSIDDKQEDAPTQTNEQTEDEQKKQEETPSNDAIDSKEPDVQQDPTFPVDFDSPNVEAFPVEFEDNFDFKPETKETEPIEVIERPKLTEKELKVLRLQLENAEYLQLKSLLQAKINSEQFEIVKLRSHVALKNKQEGGLHKEKENCSPEDQELKQRLIKENALLEQKRLALVNQIFQERVACIQLKIELAMKEIMSKS